In the genome of Meles meles chromosome 4, mMelMel3.1 paternal haplotype, whole genome shotgun sequence, one region contains:
- the KCNJ15 gene encoding ATP-sensitive inward rectifier potassium channel 15, whose amino-acid sequence MDAIHISMSSAPLVKHTAGAGLKTNRPRVMSKSGHSNVRIDKVDGIYLLYLQDLWTTVIDMKWRYKLTLFAATFVMTWFLFGVIYYAIAFIHGDLEPREDVSNHTPCIMKVDSLTGAFLFSLESQTTIGYGVRSITEECPHAIFLLVAQLVITTLIEIFITGTFLAKIARPKKRAETIKFSHCAVITKQNGKLCLVIQVANMRKSLLIQCQLSGKLLQTHVTKEGERILLNQATVKFHVDSSSESPFLILPMTFYHVLDETSPLRDLTPQNLKEKEFELVVLLNATVESTSAVCQSRTSYIPEEIYWGFEFVPVVSLSKNGKYVADFSQFEQIRKSPDCTFYCADSEKQKLEEKYRQEDLRERELRTLLLQQSNV is encoded by the coding sequence ATGGACGCCATTCACATCAGCATGTCCAGTGCTCCCCTGGTGAAGCACACGGCAGGAGCTGGACTCAAGACCAACAGACCTCGAGTCATGTCCAAGAGTGGGCACAGCAACGTGAGAATTGACAAAGTGGACGGCATATACTTGCTCTATCTTCAAGACTTGTGGACAACCGTCATTGATATGAAGTGGAGATACAAGCTCACCCTGTTTGCCGCCACATTTGTGATGACCTGGTTCCTTTTTGGAGTGATCTACTATGCCATTGCATTTATTCATGGCGATTTAGAACCAAGGGAGGATGTCTCAAATCACACTCCCTGCATCATGAAAGTGGACTCTCTCACTGgagcatttcttttctccctggaATCCCAGACAACCATTGGCTATGGAGTCCGTTCCATCACGGAGGAATGCCCTCATGCTATTTTCCTGTTGGTTGCTCAGCTGGTCATCACAACCTTGATTGAGATCTTCATCACGGGCACCTTTCTGGCCAAGATTGCCAGACCCAAAAAGCGGGCGGAGACCATCAAGTTCAGCCACTGTGCAGTCATCACCAAGCAGAATGGGAAGCTCTGCTTGGTGATTCAGGTGGCCAACATGAGGAAGAGCCTCCTCATTCAGTGCCAGCTCTCCGGCAAGCTCCTCCAGACCCATGTCACTAAGGAGGGGGAACGGATTCTTCTCAACCAAGCCACTGTCAAATTTCATGTGGACTCCTCTTCAGAGAGCCCCTTCCTCATTTTGCCCATGACATTCTACCACGTACTGGATGAGACAAGCCCCCTGAGAGATCTCACACCCCAAAACCTGAAGGAGAAGGAGTTTGAACTCGTGGTCCTCCTCAATGCCACTGTGGAATCCACCAGCGCAGTCTGCCAGAGCCGCACATCTTATATTCCAGAGGAGATCTACTGGGGCTTTGAGTTTGTGCCTGtggtttctctctcaaaaaatggAAAGTATGTGGCTGATTTCAGTCAGTTTGAACAGATCCGAAAGAGCCCGGATTGCACCTTCTACTGTGCGGATTCCGAGAAGCAGAAACTCGAGGAGAAGTACAGGCAGGAGGATCTGAGGGAAAGGGAACTAAGAACCCTTCTGTTACAGCAGAGCAATGTCTGA